A window of Hordeum vulgare subsp. vulgare chromosome 5H, MorexV3_pseudomolecules_assembly, whole genome shotgun sequence genomic DNA:
ttcacatgattcggtcgtgcaagtgaaaggcaataatgacgatatatgatgaagtgactgagactggaaaagctggtatgaactcgatctattttgtttttgtaaatatgactagcttatcgtTCGAGACTTAGCCTTGttatgagagaaccatgtttgcaatgacaacttagagatcatagtttcagatgccatgcttacttagctaggagcttataatggtttgtcttgaatgccaacatgaatttttagatgactatgatgtagtatgataggatggtattctcctttgaatgtttcaagtggcttgacttggcgcatgttcacgcatagctgaaacaaaatcaacatagcctctatgatattcatgttaatggtgatttatgtcctactcatgcttgcactcaatgttagttaatctcaatgcattttgatgactgttgtcgctctctagttggtcgcttcccagtcttttgctagccttcacttgtactaagcggaatactgcttgtgcatccacctccataaacccaaagttgttccatatgagtccaccatacctacctatatgcggtatctacctgccgttccaagtaaatttgcatgtgccactctctaaatcttcaagaaataatctgttttgtatgcccgaaccgctcatgtggtgacagggggctatcagtatcttccatgctaggcgtgttatccttgatatgtgtttattcactatcattcacgagaaaggggtcggtaattggaatgcccagttccacgctcaaatcgaaaacataactgtaaaacaagactccccctggattgatgttggtatggacggtatccgaggattcggctagccgtggagtgtgattgattggtggtgggggagttaaaactttacttttctgtttgggaacctcctatagcatgtgtagcgtggaagatgttgagaactcttggtcattgcgttgacaatgaaagcataccacccaaaattatcatctctgttttcaaagcttgagctctgggacctttgcaaatcaatgcttccctctgcaaacactacaagaaataaggtcaattatgactccccgtTTTGGTCGTTgatttgtcattgttttcgtttaTTGACCTTCTTTTGACCAAATTCAgaacgtcaacagttggccgtcaagaacgaaCAAAGATGACCTTTTTTGGAATTTTGGTCATGGCCGCccttgaccaaaattttggtcgtaAAATCCACGACCAAAATTATGGTCATTACGGATGAGCCTAAAACACGTAGGATCTGATGTGGCCAGCCAACATGGCAATGCCCATGTGGCACATGCTGACGTGTCAAAATGACATGTGGACGCCATGTAGGACTAGTTGAAATCTGTTGTTTAAATGGGCCGAGCCCAATAATGGATCAAGCCCATTAACGCAATCAATTTTTAGATTTACTTTTGGGCCACAACCATTGAAAGAGCCCAACAAATCAACCTGTTAACGTTAATTCTTAGGCTGAGGCAACGTACATGCTATTTATTCATTTCATCATCAATTGGCCCAGCTCTTATTCAAGGAAAATCAACAGTATTTCTGTTGACAATTTGGTAGTCAACCAAAAGAATAGAAGAAtataatgataataataatataacTCAAATAACATAGTAGTATCATTACATCACAGGATTACAAAATTTGAAGGTTGACTCAAGGCCAAAATTTTGAAGGAATGTGCTAAGAGACATTTTGTAGTGAGAAtgtcagcaacaacagcaacaatttgGTTCTCCAGGTTGTGGTACCTCTTGTTCCATAACACTTTCCATGTCAGCCTGGCATTTAAAGAAATATGTACAATGCCATCAATATATTCAGCCACAGATTTTACTAAAAATGAAGCCTACACATTGCACACGATACTTATTTGAAAACAAGTCAAGAAGACAAGTGATGTTATTTAAAAAAGGGGCAACATCTTATTTACAGCACGCACGAAACTGGCTACATAATACTACTTAATATAGTAACTCAACTAGACACAGGATATCAGTAGTCGATTAAATATTTATCAATATTCAATTAAATATTTAGCACAAACATGACAACAAGCACTTATATCAATAGGATAGGTTGAGAACATAGCTCTCAAGACAATATAACAGTAGTAATAATAACGAACAGAATTCTAGAAGACTACAACCCAAGCAAAAAATCAAAGTATAATGTAGTCATCATTTTAATCACACAACACATGCGACCAAAAGTTACATGCTCCTCCACTAGGAGATGAATAACTCGTACATTATACAACTACTATAATGATGGCTTCACTCAATTAATCAAGGACATCTTAAGTTTAGTGTTTTGACAGCAAGCCATACATAAAAAGAATTAAGAAGCGCATGATTTATTAACAAAGTAGCAAACATGATTTGTATAAACACATGAGTTTGGCAACGACTATTAATAAATTCAGAAAGCAAAGAATATTGCATCACATGAAGTTGTACTGGAACTTATCATCCATGTCTGTCAAACTAAAAACAACATTGCTGGCTACCAATTACATATTCTAGAAATATCAGACATGAATTATATGACGATACTCGTATTTATCAGCCATTGTTGGCTATTCTGTAGAAATATAACAATATTCAACATTGTTTGCTATTGTATTTATTCTAGAAATATAACAGTATTCAACATTGTTGGCTATTGTGTAGTAGCAGTGTACTAGGAGATAACAGAATCGCCCTACAAAAATATAGGGGCAAGAACCAGTTTTGTGATGGAACTTAACTTACGAACGGTTCCAGTTGTTCGACTGACATGTTTCCTACCATGAAAAAACAAACATCAGAATTAATGAAGCAACCATAAAGGCTCATAAGGATTATAATCCAATTTGAAATACTTTGAAAGGTAGATACTTTGAAAGGTAGATAAGCACTCAAGTTGCACATATAATATCTAGACACACACACTTCACTACTTGTCGTCGACATAAATTGCGCACTGTCATACCAAAATACACAAGTTGTAGCCTCCATATTTTTAGCTATTGAAAAATATTGCTTATGTATCATATCTTCATATAATATACTATTTGTTCAGTTTACAGCCACTGCAAAATTAAATACTTTTGCAGTTTAGTGCATTATATTTGCAGCAATTTAAGTGTAAGAGGAGGATTAAATATTTAAGTTTACAGAAAATGCAAAACAGATGTTAATTTGGAAATTTTCTATCTCCAAAAGTGATTCCATCTAAAGAAAAGCAAAACAAAAAGGCAGTGCCTGAAACGCCTTTTTCTTTTGACCACTAACAAACCACTTTGTTAACATGGTCATGGACATTGAGTTCTGTCAAAACGATCACCCAGATCGCAAGCTTTGCTATCGGCATGCAATAACATTCAGGCCAACATTTCTTTTCATTTCCTAACAAACACTACAGACAACACCAATGAAAgagtttcttcttatcaacaACTATAATAGAAGATGAGATGATGCATCATGATTCCTGCTCCCACTAGCAATACTGCTGATGCTGAAAAGCTAGGAAGAACTTAGCAAGAAGAATTAATCTTAAGCTAAACAAGTAGGAAGAACACCAGCTCGCTGAACCGAGATCACGTGTCCTCTTAGAGCAATGTCGATCAGCGGAGCAACGACGACGATCAGAGCATGACATGGAAGAACACCACCGTCCCAGCCCACGACATCCTAATATGCATCATCAAACGAAACCGGAATCAGGGCACCGTGCAGCAGAGCAGGCGAGAGATGTACTAGCGATGGATGTGTGGTTAACAGTCAGTGGACGAGGTGCGTATGGATAGAAactatggatggatggatgatcTGGGCGAAAACCAAGCAAGCAGGCTCATGGACAGCAGGAAGATCTGCTTGCGCCGCCCCTCGGTGGTTGGACCATCTGTTGCTCGCCCCACCACGCAAGCGGCTGGATTGACCGAACCATTGCTCGCGCTGCCCTGCCGATGGCTGGATCGATTGGGCCGTTGCTCGCGTCGCGTCGCCAGTGGCTGGATCGATCGGGCTGTTGCTCGCACCGCGCCGCCGGTGGTTGGATCGATGGCCCACTGCTCGCGTTGCGCCGCCGATGGCTGGATCGGCCGCTGCTCGGGCTCGAGGGGACGCGCCGCCGGTGGCTGGATCGGGCGCTGCTTGCGCTCGAGGGGACGCGCCGCCGGTGGCTGGATCGATCGGGCCGCTGCTCGCGTTGCGCCGCCAGTGTCTGGATCGGCCGTTGCTCGCGCTCGAGGGGAAGGCAGGGGTGGCTAGGGTTCGAGGGGGGACATGGCGGCTAGGGTTCGAGGGGATTTGGGGGAAATGTTTGGACGGGAGCTGCTGTATGGTGCGGTGCGGCTGAAATACTTGATGAAAATACCCTCATATGTGAAGCGGGAAAGTTTTTGTAGTAGCGGGAAAGATTTTAGGTGTGACTGGAGACGATTTGGAGCTAAAAATCTTTGCACATATTATATAGACAGAAACATAATTCCTCTAATCGAGTGAATACACATATCATTTTTCTGAGATGCGTGTTGCCTGCCCGACGTAATTTATGGTCGGCCACGGCACCACCCGCTGCCTGCTGGGTGCAAGTGATGGTCAGTCGCGCCACCGCTGCCCCTTGCGGTAGACTTGACCCGGTATTTTTGTTTTCTAGGGTTTGTTTCTAGTAGCGGGCCTTCAACCAataatttttcttttatttataaaaatatgGACTTGGTTCAGGTTTGGCCCAAAGGAGGCCCATAACAGAACACATATATAATTAAAAAGATTTCCAACCGCTACTACAGCATGTGCACGATAAATGCCTACTCGTAGGTGCTTCTTGAACTAGTGACATGTCTTTGATTGAGTCTTGTTGGCCCCATTTTTATGAATTTTATCAATTATATGCCATTGACAACCACGCGACACGTCTATCAATTTGTCCATCATAGTCGTGTGTCTGGCTATTAAAATTGACAACTAGACATACACCTAGACAAAAAATTGACAATTAAACACACACCTTGATAAAATTATTGAGttgtcatccagacaccctcaggAGATTTCTATGATAATATAATTTCGTCATGATGGACTTGAAATAAGCTAGTATGCATCATTCacatctttatgaccattctatgCAATTAGATAATGACCTATTCACCCTAAATGGTCATGACATGATAGGGTTTTGACCCATCCACAGTCTTCACAAGCAATTTGTGAATTTTGGTCATTGATCTATGACCAATTAAACCTCTGTCAATAATTTTGGTCATAATtgaccatatttcttgtagtgaaagggcctgtctatttatgttcctgttgagtcatcctcttcttataaaagcaccaattagagagcacctctgtcatttttatactttgcttttgactgtaattgagtatgactatgactggatcttctttgccatgaattacaatgtttagtcaacccttgatctttggaagtgctctgcatttatgttttgcggtctcagaaagagctagtgagataccacctattcatattgcttcatgcttgttttgattgaagtgttggtatgtgaaacttattattatttgctcgccaattgattatgccattgatattagtttaccgtgagacctacttgtcatttgcttatgtggttaacttgtgatcttgctgaaattttggttatgagttagacatagttgcaacaacaagatcaaacagagtttatcaaagtttttctttctctttcagtttgtcaactgaattgcttcaggacaagcaaggttttaagcttgggggagttgatacgtctccgtcgtatctacttttccaaactcttttgcccttgttttggactctaatttgcatgatttgaatggaactaacccagaccgatgttattttcagcagaattgccatggtgttgtttttgtgcagaaataaaagttctcggaatgtcctgaaaatttacggagaatttttatggaatatatggaaaatacctgcacaaagatccaccggagggggtgtgcgagtgggccacgagcccaggtggcgcggccaccccctggccgcgcaaaccagactcgtggggcccacgtggctccgccgcccccaattcaagctctatttattccctttcgcccggaaaaaaaatcaaggagaagagttcaacgcgttttacgatacggaggcgccgccacatcacgtTCTCgcgctggagggcagatctggagtccgttttgggctccggagagggggatcgtcgccatcgtcatcatcaaccttgcttcatcgccaattccatgaagctcttcaccgttcgtgagtaatctattcgtaggcttgttggacggtgatgagttggatgagatctatcatgtaatcgagttagt
This region includes:
- the LOC123396947 gene encoding uncharacterized protein LOC123396947 encodes the protein MEFFTVILEESSSRQVLPDNFVKLLDGHQPQNMKLRQASNGLRKLWDVEPHRTIQQLPSKHFPQIPSNPSRHVPPRTLATPAFPSSASNGRSRHWRRNASSGPIDPATGGASPRAQAAPDPATGGASPRARAAADPAIGGATRAVGHRSNHRRRGASNSPIDPATGDATRATAQSIQPSAGQREQWFGQSSRLRGGASNRWSNHRGAAQADLPAVHEPACLVFAQIIHPSIVSIHTHLVH